One segment of Solanum stenotomum isolate F172 chromosome 1, ASM1918654v1, whole genome shotgun sequence DNA contains the following:
- the LOC125865151 gene encoding uncharacterized protein LOC125865151 encodes MKAYAIALIVCGSVAAALVLILCCFYKTGRKKKSSSVTRNVTGVSPVIPPPPKPLPANRDVEKGEIKPKDNTTMRDGGMVILGAAAATVVTATVIDSAYSGGGGGDGGGTSAGCGGGDGGGCGGGGCGGGGGCGGCGG; translated from the coding sequence ATGAAAGCTTATGCAATTGCACTCATTGTCTGTGGATCTGTGGCAGCAGCCctagttttaattttgtgttgtttttacaAAACTGGCCGAAAGAAAAAGAGCTCCTCAGTGACTCGAAATGTGACCGGTGTTTCTCCGGTTATTCCTCCGCCGCCAAAGCCTTTACCAGCGAATCGCGATGTTGAAAAGGGCGAAATTAAACCCAAGGACAATACAACAATGAGAGATGGTGGAATGGTTATTCTAGGTGCTGCTGCTGCAACAGTAGTCACGGCAACTGTTATCGACAGTGCTTACAGTGGAGGAGGTGGTGGTGATGGAGGGGGAACGAGTGCTGGCTGTGGCGGAGGAGATGGTGGAGGATGTGGAGGTGGGGGCTGTGGTGGTGGTGGCGGCTGTGGTGGATGTGGAGGTTAA